Proteins from a genomic interval of Colletes latitarsis isolate SP2378_abdomen chromosome 3, iyColLati1, whole genome shotgun sequence:
- the LOC143340629 gene encoding cilia- and flagella-associated protein 69, with protein MINVDFYLFTILVLYSNIIISHIELINYILKFEKIPTQMQRILTLVLISLERLLKKHVFYKEMYGEQSITFIMELLFQCLYQKDQENQIDQRLLLAIGSYIWECIVQCPTNLEKFIKYGAVYVILDIIQIVPYLSQCLFLGVLTDMCDNFFCGPYLCTWRGIDKKNGLMALLTTIWREEEIRIKVERYTDDEELSQMSNRQWIETYHKKLCGNISPAILDMVGSVRSKIYSIRKIIERDIEKYEVAKEHYKILYIDLPMEDRITMSSIDLYFKLKLGETWVEIARYFEQVGIIPLGMDGQAIFLMTQQYYSFGVMIKERQKRIIQFVKREEEIQEKDEYARIRDSKLALSLDAFDELDYIYRTTNRAYMLKKKNEQRQQINLALNFPPDSNNAHWHRTFMDKPDSTAIYDQNQTIISSLVTDSNLDQRKVLSISPYHSEIFDEMSCSSMISNSSFEIDEFYEKM; from the exons ATGATTAACGttgacttttatttgtttaccaTTTTAGTATTGTACAGCAATATTATTATTTCCCATATAGAACTGATTAATTATATTTTGAAGTTTGAAAAAATTCCAACACAGATGCAAAGAATTTTAACATTGGTGTTGATCTCACTTGAGAGActtttgaaaaaacacgtatttTACAAAGAAATGTATGGAGAACAAAGTATTACATTTATTATGGAATTATTATTTCAATGTTTATACCAAAAAGATCAAGAAAATCAGATAGATCAACG TCTTTTATTAGCAATAGGTTCATATATTTGGGAATGTATAGTTCAGTGTCCAACAAATCTTGAAAAATTTATCAAATATGGAGCAGTATATGTTATTCTTGACATCATTCAAATTGTTCCATATCTCTCTCAATGTTTATTTCTCGGTGTTTTAACCGATATGTGTGATAATTTCTTTTGTGGACCTTATTTATGTACTTGGAGAGGAATTGATAAAAAAAATGGATTGATGGCCTTACTAACTACAATATGGAGAGAAGAAGAAATTCGAATAAAAGTTGAAAGATACACAGATG ACGAAGAATTGTCTCAAATGAGCAACAGACAGTGGATAGAAACTTACCATAAAAAGTTATGTGGAAACATTAGCCCAGCAATACTTGATATGGTTGGTTCTGTTAGATCAAAAATAtacagtattcgaaaaataattgAGAGAGatatcgaaaaatacgaagtggCAAAAGAGCAttataaaatattgtacattgATCTTCCAATGGAAGACAGA ATCACAATGTCTTCCATAGAtttgtattttaaattaaagttaGGTGAAACATGGGTAGAAATTGCTAGATATTTTGAACAAGTTGGCATCATTCCACTTGGTATGGATGGTCAGGCAATCTTTTTAATGACACAACAATATTATTCGTTCGGAGTAATGATAAAAGAGAGACAAAAAAGAATAATACAATTTGTTAAAAGGGAAGAGGAAATACAAGAAAAAGATGAATATGCAAGGATTCGTGATTCTAAACTTGCTCTATCATTAGATGCATTCGACGAATTAGATTATATATATAGAACAACAAATAGAGCATAcatgttaaaaaagaaaaatgaacaaaGGCAGCAAATTAATTTAGCCTTGAATTTTCCACCTGACTCGAACAATGCACATTGGCATAGAACATTCATGGACAAACCAGACTCTACG GCCATATATGATCAAAATCAAACAATAATTAGTAGTTTAGTAACAGATTCAAACCTTGACCAAAGGAAGGTTTTATCTATTTCACCATATCATTCAGAGATTTTTGACGAAATGTCTTGTTCGTCTATGATAAGCAATAGCTCGTTCGAAATAGAtgaattttacgaaaaaatgtag